In one window of Pseudomonas sp. IAC-BECa141 DNA:
- a CDS encoding efflux RND transporter periplasmic adaptor subunit yields MASPGLKTAVMLSLFALLSACGEKKAPEEYLPRVFVQEVSPVNYAAAVTLTGDVQARVQTELSFRVGGKIIQRMVDVGDRVSARQVLAKLDPKDLQTNVDSAQAQVLAEQARVKQSAAAFVRQQKLLPKGYTSQSEYDSAQAALRSSQSALSAAQAQLANARDQLSYTSLIADAPGVITERQAEVGQVVQATAPIFSLARDGDRDAVFNVYESLLAERPAERSIVVSLLDNPAIKTTGTVREITPAVSAQSGTVQVKVSLDSLPQGMQLGSVVSATAKGTGKSAVELPWSALTKNVSDPAVWMVDDNGEAQLHNVTVGRYLIGKVIISEGLKGGEKVIVAGGQLLHPGMKVEIAENTYKGLQPGAQP; encoded by the coding sequence GGGTCTTCGTCCAGGAAGTGAGCCCCGTCAATTACGCCGCCGCCGTGACCCTCACCGGTGATGTTCAGGCGCGGGTGCAGACCGAACTGTCGTTCCGCGTCGGCGGCAAGATCATTCAGCGCATGGTCGATGTCGGTGACCGCGTCTCCGCCAGACAAGTGCTGGCCAAACTCGATCCGAAGGATTTGCAGACCAACGTCGATTCCGCCCAGGCCCAGGTGCTGGCCGAGCAGGCGCGGGTCAAACAGAGCGCCGCCGCGTTCGTCCGCCAACAGAAACTCTTGCCCAAGGGCTACACCAGCCAGAGCGAATACGATTCCGCACAGGCCGCATTGCGCAGCAGCCAGAGTGCCCTGAGCGCGGCCCAGGCGCAGTTGGCCAACGCCAGGGATCAATTGAGCTACACCTCGCTGATCGCCGATGCGCCCGGCGTCATCACCGAGCGTCAGGCCGAAGTCGGCCAGGTGGTTCAGGCCACAGCGCCGATTTTCAGCCTGGCCCGGGACGGCGACCGCGACGCCGTGTTCAACGTGTACGAGTCCCTGCTGGCCGAGCGGCCGGCGGAACGTTCGATCGTCGTGAGCCTGCTCGACAACCCCGCCATCAAGACCACCGGTACCGTGCGCGAAATCACCCCGGCGGTGTCCGCGCAGTCTGGCACGGTGCAGGTCAAGGTCAGCCTCGACAGCCTGCCGCAGGGGATGCAACTGGGCTCGGTGGTGAGCGCCACGGCCAAGGGCACTGGCAAGTCGGCCGTTGAATTGCCGTGGTCGGCGCTGACCAAGAACGTCAGCGATCCAGCGGTGTGGATGGTCGACGATAACGGTGAAGCGCAGCTGCACAACGTCACCGTCGGCCGCTACCTGATCGGCAAGGTCATCATCAGCGAAGGTCTCAAGGGCGGGGAAAAAGTCATTGTCGCGGGTGGGCAATTGCTGCATCCGGGCATGAAGGTCGAAATTGCCGAAAACACCTACAAGGGCCTGCAACCGGGAGCGCAGCCATGA